A region of the Kribbella sp. NBC_01245 genome:
AACCCGGGAAACCGGTGCTTTCCGACGTACGCCCAGTAGATGTCCATTTCCAGGTACACGTACCGGCGATCGGTCTCAGCCAGCAGTACGTCGTACAGGCGAACAGAGGGATCGTCGGCGGCGAAGCCGAACTCGTCGGAGTGGTTGTGGTGGTACCACTTCAGGCATCTCGCCGCCGCGGCCTGGCCGAACCGGTTGAACTCCGCGGCAGCCTCCCGATACCCGGCGACCGTTCTCTTGTCCGCAGTGACCGGCTCGTTGGCCGTGCCGATGTACGGCGTCCCGAGGATCTCGGCCCGATCCAGTTCGAGTTCGAGATTCGCGCGGAACGCCGAGAGGCCGACGTGGCTGCCGACCGCGCGCAGACCGTTGTCGTCGAGCAGCCGGCGGATCTCTGGCACAGTGATCGGACCGACCGAGCCCTGGCCGTACCCGGCGAACTCGACCTCGCAATAGCCGATCCGCGAGAGCTCCTCGAACACCCGGCGAAAACCGATCCGGGCCACCTGGTCCCGGATCGAGTAGAGCTGGATGCCGGTCTTACCCGCCGGAATCAGTGGCCCACCAGCGGCCGAGGCGACCGGTGTGTCGAGGGCGCCGGACAGAGTGCTCGCACTGACCGCGACCGTCGCACCCGAGGCGACCGTGCGGAGGAAGGCGCGTCTATTCATGAGTGACTCCCGAGACCTGGGGCGGAGGATCCGGATTCATCGGAACTCTAAGACCAGGACCATCGAGAATGTAAGGTCTTGACGGCAGCACGTAGTCGGTCTATTACGCACCGACTGCGCCCAAATTTCAGTCGACGTGCTCGATTTCGTCAGACCTAAGTTGAGGCGAGCGGCGAGCGACGGCCATCGCGGCGAGGGCTGTGGTCAGAGGGACGGCGGCGATGATGCCCAGGCTGCCGACCAGACCTCGGATCACCTCGACGGCCACCTGTTCGGTCGAAACCGCGTAGGAGGCCGGGACAGAGCCCAGCGCAAACGTCATCATCAGCGGCAG
Encoded here:
- a CDS encoding sugar phosphate isomerase/epimerase family protein, coding for MNRRAFLRTVASGATVAVSASTLSGALDTPVASAAGGPLIPAGKTGIQLYSIRDQVARIGFRRVFEELSRIGYCEVEFAGYGQGSVGPITVPEIRRLLDDNGLRAVGSHVGLSAFRANLELELDRAEILGTPYIGTANEPVTADKRTVAGYREAAAEFNRFGQAAAARCLKWYHHNHSDEFGFAADDPSVRLYDVLLAETDRRYVYLEMDIYWAYVGKHRFPGFEPIDYVKAQPHRYPLFHLKDGNANPANPNGYDIVEFGAGDLPFRSFLKSLQARGMHHGIWEQDNAPGSLPDPPGSFGPAARSYRAIRELRG